The Chryseolinea soli nucleotide sequence GCGTCCAATTCCTCCAGGATGGCGGCCAGGGCATCGAAGTCTTTCAACCCGGGTCTGATCTCGGCGCTGCCATTCAGGGCGATGCCTTTCATGATGGGATCGTGGAGGGCGCGCTCCAGGTCTTCCTTGGTCTCTATAGAAAGTAGCGAAGGGTATGGAGAAGCCACGGCCGTGTCATGGCGCTGAAGCAGGTAGGACGGCTGCAGGGAGGCCTGTGTTGGTACGTCGCCCGGATCAACGCGGAGAATGAATGACAGGGGAAGGGTTTCGAACAATTTCAGTTCGGCAGGGGACAGCTCTACATAATCGGGTTTGTAATCTTCCAGGATCCGCTCCAGGTCCTCCTTCCGGCGAAGGCCATAGATCTCGGCCACCATCGAAGGTCCGGTCACCCACCCGCGGATTTCCTGGTAAAGCTTGGGTTCCATGTAGTGCGGTGTTCCCTCGACAACCGAAAATCCCAACAGGTCCACACCCATTCCCGCAAAATAGCGGGCATCGCTCAGGTTGGTGATGTTTCCGGCTTTTACTAACGTTTTAAGCGGCATAGTTTTAATACTGGATAAAAAATAACTTTGTACCCAATTACGTTCAAAGGTGTGCCGGGATTAAAGAAAAACCAATTATCGGTGAAGCATTTTTTAAGATTCTTATGCGCCCTGGTGGGGTTGGCGGCCGTTTCCTGTTCTTCCGATGAGGTGCGCAAGACCGATGCCGGCATAGACTTTTATCCCCTTCAAAAAGGCCGCTACCAGATCTATGACGTGAACCAGATCAAATACACGCTGGGCGTGCCCGAAACCCTCGCCTACGAATTGAAGATCTTGGTGACGGACTCCTTTGCCGTCCAGGAAGGTTATTCTTATGTCACGTATCGCTACAAACGCACCGGGGGAGAAACCGACTGGACCTACCTGGACACGTGGTCGTCGACGGTGAACGACCGGCAAGCCGTCCAGAGTGAAGCCAATACATCTTATCTAAAACTCAAATTTCCGTTGAAAGAAGGCGCCACCTGGAACGGCAACCTCTATAACAATGGCACAGCCGAAGACTATCTGCTCCAGGATGTCGACCAATCCCAAACGTTCAATCAAAAAGCATTCGACAACTGCGTCACGGTGAAGCAAAGCGACAACGAAGATCTCATTGTCTTCCTGGACAAGCGAAAAGAGGTCTATGCAAAAAACGTTGGCTTGGTCTACAAGGAAACCACGCAGCTCCATTATTGCACCGACACCAACGAGGGTTGTCTCGGACAACAGGTCGTGAACGAAGGGATCATCTACACGCAAACCATAAAAGCATATGGCTTGGAATAGGTTGATCGTTTTGCTGGGGTTTATTTTCATTTCCTCGGTGGCCACCGCCCAGGTGAATCGCTACATGGTATTCTTTAAAGACAAAGCCGGCACATCCTACAGCACCAGTGCACCTAAAGCCTTTCTTTCTCAACGCGCCGTTGATCGCCGGATCCAACAAGACATTGCCATTACCGAACAGGATTTTCCCGTGAATGCCGGCTATGTTCAAAGCGTCGCAGCAACCGGAGCATCCGTATTTTTCCCCACGCGTTGGATGAATGGTGTGCTGGTGCAATGCGATGTTTCCGTGTTGACCGCTGTGCAGGCGCTGTCCTTTGTAGACCACGTTGAATGGGTTGCCCCCAATGCGAGGTTGGCCAACGGTCGCAAAAAGAACAACAAGGCAGTGAAAGCCCAGGAAGCGCCGGCCAAGACCCAGGCGCAACTCCAGTTAATTGGTCTTGACGAAATGCAGGAAGCCGGCTACAAAGGCGAGAACATGCTGGTAGCGATTTTCGACGGCGGCTTTCCCGGTGTGAACACCGCTACGCCTTTTCACCACCTGATCCAGGAGAACCGCATCGACTTGCTCGCTTCGCATGATTTTGTGGGCAACACCGACAATGTGTTTCAATACGACGAACACGGCACCGAAGTATTCTCCGTCATCGCCGCCAACCAGGACGGCGTGTTCACGGGCGGGTCTTATGAAGCAAACTACCAGCTCTACGTCACGGAAGATACCGACAGCGAATATCGCATCGAAGAATACAACTGGCTCTTTGCCGCCGAGCGCGCGGATAGCGCGGGCGTTGACATCGTCAACTCTTCATTAGGCTATTACGACTTCGACGACGCCACCATGAACTATGCTAAGAACGCCATGGATGGAAAGACCACGGTGATCTCGCGGGCAGCGCAATGGGCGGCAGACCGGGGCATGGTCATCGTGTGCAGCGCAGGCAACGAAGGCGCCACGGCCTGGCAGATCATTACCGCCCCGGCCGACGCCAAAGATGTGTTGGCCGTAGCCAGCGTCACCAGCGGTGGCGCGCGTTCCGCCTCCAGTTCGATCGGCCCTTCGGCCGATGGCCGGATAAAGCCGGATGTGGCAGCCATGGGGGTGAGCACGAGCATCATCCGTCCCGACGGCACTACCAGCATAGCGACGGGCACGTCGTTGTCGGCGCCCCTCATCACCAGCCTTGCCGCCGGCGTGTGGGAGCGGTACCCGAAACTGAGCAACAAGGAAGTGATCGATGTCATCCGCAAATCCGCCTCCCAGGCCAAGAATCCGGACAATCTTTTAGGTTACGGCATCCCTAATTTCAGAGCGGTGGTGAACTACATTGAGCA carries:
- a CDS encoding N-(5'-phosphoribosyl)anthranilate isomerase; the encoded protein is MPLKTLVKAGNITNLSDARYFAGMGVDLLGFSVVEGTPHYMEPKLYQEIRGWVTGPSMVAEIYGLRRKEDLERILEDYKPDYVELSPAELKLFETLPLSFILRVDPGDVPTQASLQPSYLLQRHDTAVASPYPSLLSIETKEDLERALHDPIMKGIALNGSAEIRPGLKDFDALAAILEELDAD
- a CDS encoding S8 family peptidase, encoding MAWNRLIVLLGFIFISSVATAQVNRYMVFFKDKAGTSYSTSAPKAFLSQRAVDRRIQQDIAITEQDFPVNAGYVQSVAATGASVFFPTRWMNGVLVQCDVSVLTAVQALSFVDHVEWVAPNARLANGRKKNNKAVKAQEAPAKTQAQLQLIGLDEMQEAGYKGENMLVAIFDGGFPGVNTATPFHHLIQENRIDLLASHDFVGNTDNVFQYDEHGTEVFSVIAANQDGVFTGGSYEANYQLYVTEDTDSEYRIEEYNWLFAAERADSAGVDIVNSSLGYYDFDDATMNYAKNAMDGKTTVISRAAQWAADRGMVIVCSAGNEGATAWQIITAPADAKDVLAVASVTSGGARSASSSIGPSADGRIKPDVAAMGVSTSIIRPDGTTSIATGTSLSAPLITSLAAGVWERYPKLSNKEVIDVIRKSASQAKNPDNLLGYGIPNFRAVVNYIEQMPQEDTFDVYPNPVNHDTLTIRPFDPNQVATCRLELLSAQGAVVFQGETTFSWLNRAYTVNLAPVSSGYYVLRVTWGDKRFTYKLIKI